The genomic stretch TGCTCGAAAGCATTCGTCGCATTAACCCTGGCGTGATAAAAATCTGGCGTGCAGAAGGCTTTAAGGCGGCGTTCAACCACATTAACGGCTTTTTCTTAATCGCTTTGTTTGGTGGCGTACTGACCAGCATCGCAACGCTTGCCAAACTGATCACTTGGCTTTTGGCCAATCACCCTATTCCAATTTGGTCGTTTTTCTTTGGCCTCATCTTGGTGTCGGTTTATCACATCCTCAAACAGGTTGAGAAAAAAGACCTCACTCGTTTCGCTCTGTTGTTTCTCGGCATCGCGTTTGCCTACAGCATTACCGTGCTTAAACCACTTCATTTAGAACCCACGTCCATCAATGTCTTGATTGCGGGGGCGATTGCGATTTGCGCGATGATTCTGCCGGGTATTTCGGGCAGCTTTATTCTGCTGCTTATCGGTATGTACGCGCCGGTTCTTGGCGCGGTTAAGAGCTTCCAAGTCGATATTCTGGCGCTGTTCTTAGTGGGCTGTGTGACAGGGCTGCTGACTTTCTCTCACGTGTTGTCATGGCTGCTGCGCAAGTTCCGCGATTTCACTCTGATGTTCTTAACGGGATTGATGATCGGCACACTGCCGAAAATTTGGCCTTGGAAAGAGACCATTAGCTGGCGTTTGAATTCTAAAGGTGAGCAAGTGCCATTAGTGCAACACAACCTGTCACCTTTTGAGTTCGAAGCGCTGACCTCGCAACCTTCGCAATGGGTGATGGCGATTATCATGGCGCTGGTCGCCATTGCTTTGGTGCTGGGCTTAGAGAAGTTTGCCGAAGCCAACGCAAAATAACCCCAACCTAAATCAGTTCAAAGCGGAGAATCCTCTCCGCTTTTTTATTGCTAACGCACAATTTTCAACGGCTGTCGCAGTGTTTCAAATGGAATGTGGTAGGATCGCCTCACGCTTCTTCCTGCTTCAAAAACAATGAACAACATACTGAAAATTATCGCGTTTATCCTCGCTCTCTCGGGCGGATTCTTTGCTAAAGATATCGTCCAGCTGTTTTCATCCGACACAACCGCTGTGACTCAATCTGCGCCTAAGTTAGAGGACTATTGCATGCTCTCAACCCAAGCTTGCACGCAGCAAGCAGTGAGCATGACGCTAAGCAACGATACCGCGCAACCGTTGGTGGCCAGTGAAGTTCGTGTCGAATGGCCCTCTAGCAAAGAACCGCAATTAGTGCTCACTCTTAGTGGCTTAGAGATGGACATGGGCAAGCCAAAGTTTGTGCTTAAACAAACTTCGCCAGGCCACTATTCCGGTGAAGTGATTCTGCCTGTTTGCACTACCGACGCCATGACGTGGTTAGGCGAGCTTACCGACGGTACTACCACGGTTTACCCTGCAATAAGGATGCAACGATGAGTAAAAATTGGTCTCTCTTTCTGGTGGTCGCTTTTGTGCTTGGATTTGCACTCAAAAGCTATTTGGATCTGCAAGGTAAAGTGGAAAACGAAGCCACACCACCAACGCACTCAGCCGCAATGCTCTATGGTCAAGACGGGCAAGCGGTGAACATTTTTGACACGGAAGATACACGCATCCGCGTAGTCTATTTTGGTTTTACGCGCTGCCCAGATGTGTGCCCGACGTCTTTGGCGATGCTCTCTGGCGCTTTAAACGAGTTGGACGATGCTACCAAGGCGAAGCTGCGCCCTCTGTTTATTTCGCTCGATCCAGAGCGTGATGACGCAAAGCTTTCTGCGCAGTACGCCCACTATTTCCACCCAATGATTGAAGGGCTCTCTTCTTCACTGGAGGTCACCACGGAACTGGCCAAACGCTACGGAGTCATTTTCCGCAAAACAGAATTGAAAGACTCAGAGTTGAAGTACACGCTCGATCACAGCTCTTACTTCTACTTTTTGCAGCCCGATGGCACCTTGATCACCAAAGTGCCACACACCTTAACTCCCGCTCCGATTGTCGAAGCAATAAAAACGATAACCCAAGGAAATTAGGATGAAACTTAAAGCTCTCGCGCTTGCCGCACTACTTGTCAGCCCGTTGGTTAGCGCGCAAATGGATCTCATGGCTCACCACCCTTATGCCCGAGCGATGGCCCCGGGTGCCGTGAACAGTGCGGTCTTTGTGGAACTGATGAACCGCAGTGACAACGTGCGTACGATTGTTGCCGCAGAAACGCCAGCAGCAGGCAAAGTGGAACTGCATGACGTCATCAAAGAAGGCGATGTGATGAAGATGCGTCAAGTTGAATCGATTGAAATCCCAGCGAAAGGCAAAACCGTGCTCAAACCGGGCAGCCTTCACATCATGCTGTTTGATCTCAAAGCGCCATTGAATGAAGGTGAGCAGATCGATGTCACAGTGACTTTCGCCAACGGTGAAAAGATGACCTTCCAAGCGCCAGTGAAAAAAGTGATGAAAGGCATGCAGCACTCAGGCCATTAAGCCCTCGCCAGCCGCAACCAAAAAGCAAAGTGCAAAAAAGGAGCAACTCAGTTTGCTCCTTTTCTTTATGCAACGTATACTCATGCGGTTTCTATCACTAACTGGAGGAATTCTGATGATTGTAACAAACCAAACTCAAAGGGCATGGTTGGGTTAACGGAAAGTCCGTTTTCAATTTTATTATCGCATTACGCGACTTCTCCCTTCCCTTCTCAATTTGCCCGGTCAAACCGGGGTGATTCTATTTGATTTACGAATGAAACCCTGAAGCTATTACTTAGTGGGTGCTTTTGCGCACCGGGAAAATTCGCAATGAACAACACAATGACGTCTTCTCAGCCTTACACTTTGACTCAACTAGGCTGGAAACCATTTTTTCAACAACAACTGACGCTTGAAGATTATGAAAATACGCAAATCTGCCGAGTGATCGCCCATCATCGCAGTGGTTATCAGCTTTGCAGTGAACAAGGACGCTTTCACCTTGCCATTCACCATGCACAACCGAAAATGACGGTTGGCGATTGGGTTTTGCTCGATGATCAGCAACAGTTTAAACGTCTACTTGAACGCCAAAGCGAACTCAGTCGCAAAGCGGCTGGCAGTAAAATCGCGGAGCAGTTGATTGCCACCAATGTCGATACACTGTTTATCGTCTGCTCGCTCAATGATGACTTTAACCTCAGCCGCATTGAGCGCTATTTGAGCATTGCAAAAGAAGCGCACATCGAGCCTGTGGTGGTCCTCACCAAAGCCGATTTATCTCAGCAGGCAGAGCAAAACATCACGCAGGTTAAGCAACTCAGTGCAGCGCTATGGGTAGAGGCAGTGAATGCGCTCGACCCTGCTAGCGTCGCGGCATTACAACCTTGGTGTGCCAAAGGCAGAACAGTGGCCTTTATTGGTTCTTCCGGTGTGGGTAAATCCACACTCACCAATACCTTACTTGGTGTAGAAACCCAACAAACCGGTGGGATTCGTGAAGATGACAGCAAAGGCCGCCATACCACCACGGCTCGCTCTGTTCATATGATCCCTGACGGCGCATTGATCATCGATACACCGGGAATGCGTGAACTTCAGCTTGCCGATTGTCGTGAGGGCGTCAGCGAGACGTTTGCTGAGATCGAAACGCTCGCGCAGCACTGTCGCTTTAAAGATTGCCAGCATCAGCAAGAGCCAGGATGCGCAGTTCAACAAGCGATTGACTGTGGCACACTAGAAGCCCGACGTTTACAAAACTACTTTAAGCTGCAACGAGAACAGGCCTACAACGCTTCAACGTTTGCAGAGCAAAGGAGCCGAATGAAGCAATTTGGCAAAATGTGTCGTCATATTCAAAGTGACAAGCAAAAACTCAAAACCACCTATTAACCTCAACGGTTAGTAACTTTTTCATAACCAAAGTGGGCAATCATTCACTTTGGTTATGCTTTCCTCTTACCAATCGTCGCGGCAAATTTACCTCGCATCAACATTTTTAACCATGCATCACAACATTGAACAAACAATAACCCCAAAAACAAACTAAAACTAGACACAAAATATTACCAAGCTACTATAGGTTCCATTCAGCATAAAAATGGCTGAATTTTTATTACTTTTATAAAACGATTATTCAAATATCCTCACGCAACTTGATGTTTCTGCTTCAAGTAGCAAGGGGATAACTATAATTCTGATAAATGCAGGAATGATGTATGCAACATAACAGTCTTATCGCCCGATTTGCCCGAGGCAATCTGGTGATCCAAATTTTAGTCGGTATCATCCTCGGTATCTCGCTGGCCTTAGTTTCACCAAGCTCAGCGGAAAGTGTCGGCATGCTGGGCAGCTTGTTTGTCGGCGCACTGAAAGCGATCGCTCCAATTCTTGTTTTCATTTTGGTCGCCGCGTCTATCGCTAATCAAAAGAAAAACCAACACACCCATATGCGTCCTATCATTGTGATGTACCTAGCGGGCACCTTCTTTGCAGCTCTGACAGCCGTTGTTTTGAGCTTCATGTTCCCGACGACATTAACCTTGGTCACTGGCGCTGAAGGGGCAAATCCTCCTCAAGGCATTATGGAAGTGATCAAAACCTTGCTGTTCAAGTTGGTTGATAACCCAGTTAATGCACTAATGAGCGCGAACTACATTGGTATTTTGGCATGGGGTGTCGGCCTTGGTTTGGCACTTCACCACGCATCAGACACCACCAAAGCGGTATTTGAAGACCTGAGCCACAGTGTTTCTCACATCGTGCGCTTCATTATTCGTCTTGCGCCATTTGGTATCTTTGGCTTAGTGGCGTCTACATTCGCTACTACAGGTTTCGATGCCTTAGCTGGCTACGCTCACCTATTGGTGGTATTGCTGAGCGCTATGGCGATCATTGCGTTGATCGTTAACCCAGCTATGGTTTACGCGAAAACCAAGCAAAACCCATATCCATTGGTGTTCCAATGCCTACGTGAAAGTGGTGTAACGGCCTTCTTCACCCGTTCGAGCGCGGCAAACATCCCTGTGAACATGTCATTGTGTGAAAAACTGAAGTTAGACGAAGATACTTACTCTGTCTCTATCCCACTGGGTGCAACCATCAACATGGCGGGTGCGGCCATCACTATCACCACACTGACGCTGGCTGCCGTTCATACCATGGGTATCGAAGTAGACTTGATGACAGCGCTTCTACTGAGCGTCGTTGCCGCAGTGTCTGCTTGTGGTGCATCTGGTGTTGCTGGCGGTTCTTTGCTCCTGATCCCACTTGCGTGTGGCCTGTTTGGTATTTCAAACGACATCGCGATGCAAGTGGTCGCGGTTGGCTTCATCATCGGTGTGATTCAAGATTCTGCTGAAACGGCGCTAAACAGCTCAACGGACGTGGTATTTACTGCTGCTGTCTGCGAGTCAGAAGCGCAGAAAGCAAAAGGTTAACTGTGACTCTCCGTTAGTCTCAAAAAAAAAGGAGCCCTACATGGCTCCTTTTTCTATTCAACCGTTTTCAACGTAACTTCTTCCAGCGGAAAGTGCTTGCTAGGCTCAACAAATTCTTGCTGCGCAGCGATGGTTTGCAGTTCCCATTCGCCCGCTTGGTAAGTCGCGTTCAGCACGCCGTAGCACGCATCGTGACAGTGCTGGAAGGCTTGTTTTGGCGTCCAACCTTTCAATAGACCCGCAGTGAAAATCGCCGAAATCAAATCGCCCGCGCCAACCGGGGCTTTAGCAAATTCAAAATGAGGGCGCTTCGCTAGGTAAGTACCTTCTTGCGTCGCAAGTAGCATATTGAAGCTATCATCCGACAAACAGTAAAGGTGTTTCACCAACACCACTTTAGGACCTTTTACTAGTGCACGCTGGCAAGCGTTGAACGCATCATCCAACGTGTGAATTTCCATTTCGGCAAATTGGCTTAACTCGAACTGGTTAGGCACAATCACGTCCGCCATTGGCATGAGGCGGTTTAATAAGTTTTCCGCAATCCCCGGCGCGACAATACAGCCTTTGTCTGGCGCGCCCATCACGGGGTCACACACATAAAGCGCTTCAGGATTTGCTTGTTTGACTTTGGTGACGGTTTCTTCGACTGCCAGACATTGCTCAGCACTGCCTTGATAGCCAGTCAGTACCGCTTGGCACTTCTCAAGTGCACCAATATTGTTAAGGCCACGAACCAGTTCGCTGATGTCATCAGCCGAAAACGCACGACCGGTCCAACCTTCTTGGTACTGGGTGTGGTTAGAAAATTGAACCGTGTGGATCGGCCACACTTCAAAGCCCATGCGTTGCATTGGGAAGACAGCACTGCTGTTACCGGCATGGCCATAAGCAACGTGTGACTGGATGGAGAGGATACCTTGCATAGTACCAGACCTCTTCTTGTTGTTATCAATAGTTCAAAGACAGCGGCAAGCGCTCAATTTACGAAACCAGTAGTGTATTCGACAAACCAAGATTCTCGAACTCAATTCTGAAGCGAATGGGCTGAGAGTTGGTCATCCATACCTGACTCTTGATTTCTCTCTGTCTTTTCAAGCGGGAGGGCAAACACTCGTCAACTCGCTCAAGCAACTACAAAGGTATCGGCGTCGAGTGTAACAGCCGCTTGAGGGATTGGCGTCTGCTAATTGTTGAAAATCAGTTTTCACCGTGTCGTCAATGGTCACGCATAAAATGAAAAAACGAGCCTTCCACATTAAGTTGGGGAAGGCTCTTTCTCGATGATGTTTAATTGGCTAAAGGTTCGTGCTTGGCCGCGATCAAGCCATAAGCACTCCAACCTAGGAAGGTAACGATTGAACCCCACATCATGGCTTCGTAGCCCGAACCATACAACGCGTAGAAGCTGTAGAGAGAACCAACCAAAGCGATGATGTTGGTGGTTTTCATTTCGCGCTCAGGCACGTGCGCTACTTGCTGCATGATGAAGATTGCGCCCATACAGAGAATGTAAGGAATCACGTTGGTTACTACCGCAAGGTTCACCAGCGCTTCAAACTGCTCGTTCAATGTGGGTGAGATAGTCATTAAAGACAACACCGATTGGATAACCGTGATGGCCACCATCCCTTTGATGGGCGTGCCGCGTTTATCAACTTCTGAGAACAGTTTTGGGAAGAAGCCAGCATCCGAAGAGGATTTGAATACCGACGCGATAGTGAACTGCCAACCCAGTAGTGAACCGGCGCAAGCCAGTACCGCCATACCCGCGACCATTTTGCCAGCGGTTGAGCCTAGCATCACTGTCCATACGGTTGAGAATGGCGCTGTCGATGCCGCAAGATCAGCATTCGCCACAATGCCAGAACAGATGTTGGTTGAAACAATGTAAACCACCGCCGCAATCAGCGTACCGCCCAATACTGCAATCGGCACGTTCTTTTCTGGGTTGTCCACCGCATCGGAGTTGGCGCAAGCCGATTCCAAACCTAAGAACGCCCAAAGAGTCATCGCAATGGATGCACTCACCGCTTCACCAAATGGCAGATGATGTGGGTTCCACGCTTCTACGTACATGGTTGGGTTAAACCAGAACCAACCCACAATTCCCAAAGAACACACAGGAAGGATAACGCCCCAAACCGTAAACGAGCCGATTTGACCCGTGATCTTCGCACCACCAAAGTTAGCGAAGGTACAGATCCAAAGGATAGCGATGGTGTACAGACAGGTTTCGACTGGCGACAAAGTCACTTCGAAGAAAGCCGAGCCATAACCGACACAGGTAATCGCAATCGCAATGTTGGCAATCAACAATGACAAGCCGTAGGTCCAACCCGCCATAAACGCACCCGATTTACCAAACGCGTACGAGGCATAACCGTTCATCCCACCATCACGCTTACTAAAACGACCACACTTTGCAAAGACATAAGCAAGAGCCAATGAGCCCGCCGCGGTGATCAGCCAAGATAGAATCGAAATCGTGCCTACTTGCGCTAACTTACTTGGCAACATGATGATGCCCGAGCCAGCCATGTTAATGAACGTCAGAATGGTCAATTGCACCACCGACATTTTTTTGGTTTCAGTACTCATAAATTATTCTCCACGAATAAACGGTTCGCACCGCGACAACCAAGTCACGATGCGAACGGGGTAGATTAATCTTTAAGGGCGTAACAATGGGCGGTGGTGCGGCCATTGACGTCTTCTAGGTAGACACCTTGAATCTCTGGTGCGAAGCCTGGGAATCGGTTGATGCCTTCTTCTAGAGATAAGAAGTAATCGACCACTTGTTGTGTCCAGATTTCGCCCGTGATCACACAGATAATGCCTGGAGGGTAAGGAAGCGCACCTTCTGCAGCGACACGACCTACCGCTTCTTTCAGCGGCAAGTAATCACACTCGCCGCGGAAGTATTTGCGTGTTGCCACATCCGGTTTGTGCACCATGGTTGGGAAGTATTCGCTGCGGAACATCGCTTTTTGTAGCTGTTTCACGTTCAGCTCTTTGTACATGTCATGCATTTCCTGACAGAGCTGACGAATGGTGTAGCCGCGGTAGCGCTCTTTGTTCGCTTCGTAAACGCGAGGCAGCACGATGTTTAGCGGCGCATCATCACGAATGAATTTCTCGAAGCGGTTAATTTGCGCCACAAGATGACGGATCTTACCCATGTCCTCTGCTGGTGTGAGAAGGAACAAGATAGAGTTCAAGTCACACTTCTCTGGGATGATGCCGTTTTCACGTAGGAAGTTCGCCAATAACGTGGCAGGAATACCAAAGTCTGCGTAACTGCCATCTTCCGCAATACCGGCGGTGGTTAAGAGCAATTTACATGGGTCAACGAAGTATTGGCCTTCGCCGTAACCTTCGAATTTGTGCCAGCTTGCGTTTGGCTCAAACATAAAGAATTTCTTGTTGGTGGCGATGACATCCGTATCGTAGCTGCCCCATGGCTGACCATCGACTTGGTCAGGAATGAACGGACGGATCAGCTCACAGCTTTTGAGGATTTCTTTACGCGCTTCGATACCCGTCTTCACCGCATCAC from Vibrio vulnificus NBRC 15645 = ATCC 27562 encodes the following:
- the rsgA gene encoding ribosome small subunit-dependent GTPase A codes for the protein MNNTMTSSQPYTLTQLGWKPFFQQQLTLEDYENTQICRVIAHHRSGYQLCSEQGRFHLAIHHAQPKMTVGDWVLLDDQQQFKRLLERQSELSRKAAGSKIAEQLIATNVDTLFIVCSLNDDFNLSRIERYLSIAKEAHIEPVVVLTKADLSQQAEQNITQVKQLSAALWVEAVNALDPASVAALQPWCAKGRTVAFIGSSGVGKSTLTNTLLGVETQQTGGIREDDSKGRHTTTARSVHMIPDGALIIDTPGMRELQLADCREGVSETFAEIETLAQHCRFKDCQHQQEPGCAVQQAIDCGTLEARRLQNYFKLQREQAYNASTFAEQRSRMKQFGKMCRHIQSDKQKLKTTY
- the sstT gene encoding serine/threonine transporter SstT, with protein sequence MQHNSLIARFARGNLVIQILVGIILGISLALVSPSSAESVGMLGSLFVGALKAIAPILVFILVAASIANQKKNQHTHMRPIIVMYLAGTFFAALTAVVLSFMFPTTLTLVTGAEGANPPQGIMEVIKTLLFKLVDNPVNALMSANYIGILAWGVGLGLALHHASDTTKAVFEDLSHSVSHIVRFIIRLAPFGIFGLVASTFATTGFDALAGYAHLLVVLLSAMAIIALIVNPAMVYAKTKQNPYPLVFQCLRESGVTAFFTRSSAANIPVNMSLCEKLKLDEDTYSVSIPLGATINMAGAAITITTLTLAAVHTMGIEVDLMTALLLSVVAAVSACGASGVAGGSLLLIPLACGLFGISNDIAMQVVAVGFIIGVIQDSAETALNSSTDVVFTAAVCESEAQKAKG
- a CDS encoding copper chaperone PCu(A)C, which produces MKLKALALAALLVSPLVSAQMDLMAHHPYARAMAPGAVNSAVFVELMNRSDNVRTIVAAETPAAGKVELHDVIKEGDVMKMRQVESIEIPAKGKTVLKPGSLHIMLFDLKAPLNEGEQIDVTVTFANGEKMTFQAPVKKVMKGMQHSGH
- the pdxY gene encoding pyridoxal kinase PdxY; the encoded protein is MQGILSIQSHVAYGHAGNSSAVFPMQRMGFEVWPIHTVQFSNHTQYQEGWTGRAFSADDISELVRGLNNIGALEKCQAVLTGYQGSAEQCLAVEETVTKVKQANPEALYVCDPVMGAPDKGCIVAPGIAENLLNRLMPMADVIVPNQFELSQFAEMEIHTLDDAFNACQRALVKGPKVVLVKHLYCLSDDSFNMLLATQEGTYLAKRPHFEFAKAPVGAGDLISAIFTAGLLKGWTPKQAFQHCHDACYGVLNATYQAGEWELQTIAAQQEFVEPSKHFPLEEVTLKTVE
- a CDS encoding SCO family protein, with the translated sequence MSKNWSLFLVVAFVLGFALKSYLDLQGKVENEATPPTHSAAMLYGQDGQAVNIFDTEDTRIRVVYFGFTRCPDVCPTSLAMLSGALNELDDATKAKLRPLFISLDPERDDAKLSAQYAHYFHPMIEGLSSSLEVTTELAKRYGVIFRKTELKDSELKYTLDHSSYFYFLQPDGTLITKVPHTLTPAPIVEAIKTITQGN
- the potE gene encoding putrescine-ornithine antiporter → MSTETKKMSVVQLTILTFINMAGSGIIMLPSKLAQVGTISILSWLITAAGSLALAYVFAKCGRFSKRDGGMNGYASYAFGKSGAFMAGWTYGLSLLIANIAIAITCVGYGSAFFEVTLSPVETCLYTIAILWICTFANFGGAKITGQIGSFTVWGVILPVCSLGIVGWFWFNPTMYVEAWNPHHLPFGEAVSASIAMTLWAFLGLESACANSDAVDNPEKNVPIAVLGGTLIAAVVYIVSTNICSGIVANADLAASTAPFSTVWTVMLGSTAGKMVAGMAVLACAGSLLGWQFTIASVFKSSSDAGFFPKLFSEVDKRGTPIKGMVAITVIQSVLSLMTISPTLNEQFEALVNLAVVTNVIPYILCMGAIFIMQQVAHVPEREMKTTNIIALVGSLYSFYALYGSGYEAMMWGSIVTFLGWSAYGLIAAKHEPLAN
- a CDS encoding DUF368 domain-containing protein, which translates into the protein MNYLFTFLKGLAMGAADVVPGVSGGTIAFITGIYDTLLESIRRINPGVIKIWRAEGFKAAFNHINGFFLIALFGGVLTSIATLAKLITWLLANHPIPIWSFFFGLILVSVYHILKQVEKKDLTRFALLFLGIAFAYSITVLKPLHLEPTSINVLIAGAIAICAMILPGISGSFILLLIGMYAPVLGAVKSFQVDILALFLVGCVTGLLTFSHVLSWLLRKFRDFTLMFLTGLMIGTLPKIWPWKETISWRLNSKGEQVPLVQHNLSPFEFEALTSQPSQWVMAIIMALVAIALVLGLEKFAEANAK